One Bacteroidales bacterium genomic window, AATATTTCTATGTCAAAGAACAATTAAATATATTTGCAATTACGTTTTCACACAGTCTCTTAAGTCGTGGGTTGAAATAAAAATATTGATTATAACCGTTTTAACGGTTTTTGTGAATAATGCAGGTTAGAACTTGTAAAATAAACTTTAACGAATTGTCTCCTGAAAATACTATTCATTTATTAATTGTTGTCTTGCTTCATCCAATAATTCTTGTGATTCTGCTTTCGGATAACTTAAATCCATTTCTTTCATTGTTTGGTAAATAATTTTACCTATAGCAATTCTTGAAAACCATTTATTATCTGCCGGTATGATGTGCCAAGGAGCAATATCGGTACCTGTTGCGTTAATCATTTCTTCAAAAGCTTTTCGATATTTATCCCAATATTTTCTTTCTTTTAAGTCGCCTGTACTGAATTTCCAATTTTTTTCAGGTGTATCAAGTCTGGCAATAAATCTGTTTTTTTGTTCTTCTTTTGAGATGTTAAGGAAAAATTTAATGATTCTCGTTCCGCTGTGGTATATATGATTTTCAAAATTATTAATACGTTTATAACGGTTTGCCCAAAATTCGTCATTCACTTTTTCTAATGTATCAATACCCGGCAGTCGTTCTCCCAAAATATAACCGGGATGAACTTTTGTTACCAACACATTTTCATAATAAGAACGATTAAATATCTCAATCATACCTCTTTCCGGTAAGGCTTTGTAATGTCGCCATATAAAGTCGTGTTCAAGTTCATTTTTAGACGGAGATTTAAAACTGTGTACTCGGCATCCTTGCGGATTGATACCGCCTAAAACATGCCTGATAGCACCGTCTTTACCTGCTGCATCTGAAGCCTGAAGAACAATTAACAATGAATATCTGTCATCGGCATAAAACATCTCTTGTATTTCTCTGAGTTCTTTAGTGTTTTCGTTTAAAGCATGCTTTGCTGATTTTTTATTATAATCTCCTGTGTAACCGGTATCATAGCTTTCAAGATTGATCTTTATCTTCGGGTTTACTAATAATTTGTTAATGTCAAAGTCCATAATCATCATTTTTAAATTAGTATAAAAAGCTGTTATAAAGTTATTAATATTTTACGGCAAAAACAAGAACGTCATCAATTTGAATATGGTTATTTTGCCAATCAATGAATTGTTTTTCAAGAATTTCCTTTTGTTCTTTTAATGGTTTTTTGTAATTTTTAATTAATAATTTTTTAAATGCTGCTATTGTATATTTAACCGGTTTATTATTTTGTCCGCCGAATTGATCAGCATATCCGTCGGAAAACAAATAAATTATGTCGTTTTTTTGAAGTTTAATTTCTTGCTTCTTAAACGGGATCTCTTTAGGATAGATTCCTATAGGATTCATAACCGGTTCAAGTTCAATAATATTACCGTTTCTCATTAAATATCCGGTGTTATTTGCTCCGGAGAAATACAGAGTATCAGAATTATTATCTATTACACAAAGTGATATATCAATTCCGTCTTTTTGTTCTTCTAATTCACCTGTTTGGCTGAAAGACCTCTTTAAAATAAACCTCATTTCTTCCAGAATTTTATCAGGACCGGTAATATCAGAGTTTAAAGACAGCTCATTCAACAAAGAAATGCCTAACATGCTGACAAAAGCACCCGGGACACCATGCCCTGTACAATCAGCTGCAGCAAATACAGAATAATGATCTTTTTTTATTGCCCAATAAAAATCACCGCTCACAATTTGTAAAGGCTTATAAATTACAAAATGACTTTCAAAAATTTCTTCTAAATATTTTTCTGAAGGCAGTGCTGCGGTCTGTATTTTTTTTGCATATTCAATGCTGTCAGTAATTTTTTTGTTTTGAGATTTAATAAACTTGCTCGTTTTTTGCTTTTGCTTCAAACTCAAATAAATAAAAATGATTATTGTTATTAACAAAAAAACAGCAATTGTAAAAGCAAAGTTTTGATTCCTTTTCTTTTTGATTTGTGCATCTCTTTTTGCCAATTCGAGTTTTTGTTGATCAATCTCTATTTGTTTTTTAGTTGACTGATATTTTGCTTCGGCATCTTCGATTTGTTTATTTTTTTCTTTATTGAAGATGCTGTCTTCAAATTTTTTGAATTTTTTATGATAGTGTAATGCTTTTATAAAATTACCTTTATTCTCATATACTGTAGAGCTTTGCTTATAAGCATTTTTTTCTAATGATAACAAGCCGATTTCTTTGGAAATATCAACAGCTCTTAAACAAAAATCTAATGATTTATCATATTTATGCAGAATATTGTATAGATCCGATAAACCTAACATGATAAATATTTCCCCTTGCTTATTTTTATGCTTCTGAGCTATAATCATTGCTTTAGCAAGATATAATTCAGCTTTTGAATATTCTTTTTTCTCTATATAGCACTCAGACAAATTAGTATATACATGAGCTTCCAGAATTGGATTTTTATTTTCGAGCGCAAAATCCAATGTCTTGTTATAATGTTTCAGTGCAATATCAACATTATTTCGTTCTGCTTCAATGATACCAATATTTAAGTTGCATTTTGCAATACCTTCTAAATTGTTGAATTCTTGACAGATGTTTAAACATTTCTCATAATAGTCAAGAGATTTAGAATAGTTTTTTAAGTAATAATGAACCAATCCTATACTGTAGTATTGGCCGGCTGTTTCGCTTTCAGACATCTTTCCTGCACTGATCAATATATCACGTATTTTTTGAGCTTTTAAATAATTATTAAGGGCAATCGAATAATAGCCTTTATCAACATAAATATTGCCAATTCCGTTGTAGATATTAGCTTTAAGTTCATTTACAGAAAATTTTACAATGTTACTTTCTGAATATTTATATAAATGACCACAATATTCCAATGCTTTGTTAAAATATTTTTCTGATTCATTATAATTCATTTTTAAAGATTCAGCAAAACCAATTTTATACATACATAAGACATATAAATAACTTCCTGTTTCTTTTATTTTTTCATTTTTAGATTTCGTTATTTTTTTAGACAATACTATTGCTTGATTGAAGCAGATGATTGCAGAATCGGAATAAATATCATTGTAATAATTACCGAGTTCAATTAAAAGTTTTGCTTTAGAAGTATCTTCTTTAATTTTGTTAAAAAGATTTAATAAAGAATCTTGTTTTGAAATTTGGGAATTTGCAAAAAAAGAAGATAAGATTAATGATATTAGGATTATTACTTTTTTCATTAAAAAAGAAAAAACGTTTAACATCGCAATATACAAAAAAAAATTGAAAATGCTCTTTGTTAATTCGTGCAACTTGTGCTGATTTTATTTCAGTGTTCACGGCTTAATTTGCAAATTTTGGCAATATATTTATTTAAAATTTTATGAATAATGAAGTCTCCCTAAAAAATCGTTTTTTCATTTAAAAAGAATACATTTAATCTATCACACAGATTTCACAAATTTTCACAGAAATTTTTTCTGTGTTATTCTGCGTAATCTGTGTGAAATTATCCTTTTCAGCATGGTATGTAAAAAATGCTGTGTATAAAGTAGGTTAAGATGAATGCCACGTTATTAATAATTCTTGATCTTTCACTTTTTTAAAAAGATATGAGATTTTATATTCTTCGATAACAGATGATTTTTTATAAATACCTGTTATTATTCCGGAAGTATATAGCCGGGGAATGTTTATTTTGAGGTTTTCTTTAAAGTCTATTCCTCCTCCGCCTTTAATTTTAAATAATGTTTCTTTTCCGCACCAATTCAGATAGATTTTTTTCAATTTTTGATCATCACTGAATTGTCTCAATTCTTCTTCACATATAAATTTATGAGCTGTTCTTAATATCCTGTCCGAAATAATTTCAGAATCAATTCCGATATTTGGATTTTTACTGATAATGATACCGACAATGTTTTGAGAATGAGTAATTGAAATATGAAATTTGTTGTCTGTAAAAGGGTTGCCTGCTTGATTATATTTAATTTCGGAATATTTTCCCGGCATTTGTTTTAACAATATTCTGACTGTCAACCATTCTGTTTTTCTTTTTGTATTTTTTATTGATCTGTAATTGATAATTTCATGTTCTTTAAGATCATTTTTTATTATATCAAAAAGTTTTTCAGGCTTTCTGATAACTTCTACAACTATAATTTCACAGTTTTTATAAATTTTTTCAAATATTGTATTCATAAAACTTCAAATTATCTTAAATTTGTTTGTAAAATTATATTTTTTGGGTGAACTCACGAAAAAAAGCTGAATTTGTCCGGAAATATATTACTTTACATTGTTAAATTGTCTTACTTATGAAATTATTTAATGTAGAATTAACTCGAGAAGCTGATAATTATACTATTGAGCATGAACCGATTTTTTCGACAGACCTTATGGAAAGAGCTGCATCTTCGGCAACAGAGAAGGTTCTTCAATTATATCCCGAAAATAAATTATTTATGATTTTTACCGGACCGGGAAATAATGGTGGCGACGGTTTAGTTATTGCAAGATTGTTAGCAGAAAAAGGTTTCAAAGTGAATCTTCAAATTGTCAAGTTTACTGAAAATTTTTCAAAAGATTTTAAGATTAATCTTGAACGATTAAGTGAACAAGGGAAAGTAAATATTCATATTTTAAAAAATGAAGAAAATTTTCCGATTATTTACAAAGATCAAATAGTAATTGATGCAATTTTCGGTTCGGGTTTAACAAGAAAACTAAGCGGTTTTCCTGAAAAAATTGTAAAACTGATTAACAGTTCCGGAGCTGATATTGTTGCAATTGATGCCCCTTCGGGTTTATTCGGAGAAGAAAATCCTCGGGAAGAAAGAACAGTAATAAAAGCAGATCATACTTTAACATTTCAATACCCTTCTTTATCATTTCTTTTTCCCGAAAATGAAGATTTTGTCGGAACATTTCATATTATTGATATTGGAATTCATCCCGATTATATTAAAAAGGCTGATGCAGATTATTATTTTGTTGAAGAAGATGATGTAATAATCAGAAAAAGAAAAAAATTTTCACATAAAGGTAATTACGGACATGCATTAATTGTTGCAGGAAGTTACGGAAAAGCCGGAGCATCTGTTTTAACCGTAAAGGCAGCTCACAGGACAGGAGCAGGTTTGATTACTGCTCAGGTACCTAAAGCAAATTATGAAATAATGCATATATCATCACCCGAAACAATGTTGAAAATTGATAAAAATGAATTTTATCTGTCAGAATCGATGGATTTAAAACCTTTTAATGCTGTTGCCGTTGGGCCGGGAATCGGTTTTGATGACATGACAAAGGAATTGTTGATAAATTTGATTGAAAACTATAATAATCCTGTCGTATTTGATGCTGATGCAATTACAATTTTATCTGAAAATAAAAATCTGTTAGAAAAAGTCCCTGAAGGCAGTATATTTACTCCTCATCCTAAAGAGTTTGAAAGATTGGTGGGTAAAACCGAAAATAATTATCAACGAATGCAAAAGCAAGTTGAGTTTGCAAAGAAATATAATGTAATATTAATATTGAAAGGAGCTCATACATCTGTTGCAACTCCCGGCGGTAAAGTGTTTTTTAATTCTGTGGGAAACCCCGGTATGGCAACCGGAGGAAGCGGAGATGTGTTAACCGGTATAATTGTGTCCTTACTTGCACAAAATTATTCACCTGTAAATGCATCTGTAACAGGAGTATATATTCACGGTCTTTCAGGAGACATTGCTGCAAAGAACTTAGGACAAAATGCTCTGACAGCATCTGATATTATTCGATATTTACCTGAAGCATTAAAAACTTTAGAAAAATAAAACCTTGATATTTCAGAAATGTATTTTAGGTTTTACTGTTATTCTGTTAAAAAGTGTTCATCAAAATTTAAAGGAAGTAATGTTTTTGCATCGTTAATAACTGTAATTTTACTTTTACTGACAAGATAAATTTTTATCGGAGCATTAAATCTGGTTTCCGTTTCCATAATTACTTGTCTGCATGAACCGCAAGGGGGAACAGGACTTTCAACAAATTTGTTATTCGTAAAAGCCGCTACAGCAATTGCCTTCACCGGCACATCCGGATATTTTGAGTTTGCATAGAATATGGCAACACGCTCTGCACATAAACCTGAAGGATATGCCGCATTTTCCTGATTTGTTCCGGTAATTATTTCTCCGTTTTCCAATAATACGGCTGCTCCAACATTAAATTTTGAGTAAGGTGCATATGCATTTTTAACAGCTTCTTTTGATTTATTGATTAAAAATTGTTCATCTTGACTTAATTCCTCAAGAGAATCGTATTCATAAGTTGTTGTAGTTATTTCTACTTTCTTCATAGTATCTTCTTAAAGAAATTGATGGTATTGAAAATTTATTGAAACGCTCCGAGTTTTTTAGACACTCGAAACCTGGTTTACTGTACATTACATAACAAAACCGCTGTCAGGCTTTGTAAGCACTGACAGGGTTTGTTTTATGAAATTTTTTTATTTTTCGGGAGCATTCTTTAAGGTTTCAACCAAAAAGTCCCAAAACTTAACAACTGTATCAATTTTAACTTTTTCATCGGGTGAATGCGGAAATCTTATTGTGGGACCGAATGAAATCATATCCCAATTAGTATAAGTTGCTCCGAGAACACCACATTCTAATCCTGCATGTATTATCTTAACATCAGGAATTTTTCCGTATTTATTATTATAGGTACTTTTCATTTTTTCCAAGATCGGGGAATCAAAATTTGGATTCCAGCCCGGATATTCACCATGTGCTTTAACTTTAGCACCTGCAAGTTTAAATAATCCGCCTATTTCATCTTTTAAATTATGTTTAGCAGTTTCAGAAGAACTTCTGATGAGGTTTGCAATCATAATTTTTTTATTTTCTGATTTTACAATTCCGAGATTTGTCGAAGTTTCAGGAACATCATTCATTCCGTCAATAAATCTCATTGGACCGTGCGGAGTTGCATTAATTGCTTTATATAATTTTTTTGCAGTTTTATTATTAATAATAAATTTCGGCATATCTGTTTCTTCTGCCAAAATCTTTAAGCCGGGATCCGGAGCTTTTATTTCTGTGAGTATTGTATTTTCAAATTCTTTTACGCATTTATTAAATTCTGCAAGTTCTGCTTTCGGCACAGTAATAATTGCAATTGCTTCTCTCGGAATAGCATTTCTCATATCTCCTCCCGAAATGCTTGCAAGTTTCATTTTATGTTGTTTTTCTGCTTTTTTAAGGAATCTGAAAATTATTTTATTCGCATTTCCTCTTTGCAAAGGAATATCAATTCCTGAATGTCCTCCCTTTAGTCCGGTTACTGTTAATTTTACAGCTGTTGAATCTTTCGGTACTTTTTTCTCTTTGTATTTAAAAGTTGCAGACAAATCTATTCCGCCGGCACAACCTATGTATAATTCTCCTTCATCTTCCGAATCAAGGTTCATAAGTATATCTCCGTTTAACATTCCCGGTTTTAATTCAAATGCACCTGTCATACCGGTTTCTTCATCAATTGTCATTAATGCTTCTATCGGGCCGTGTTCAATATCGTCCGATTCCAAAACTGCCATTGCAGCTGCAACACCCATTCCGTTATCTGCACCAAGAGTTGTTCCTTTGGCAGTAACCCAGTCTCCGTCAATATATGCTTGGATAGGGTCTTTTTCAAAATCGTGTTCGATATCATTATTTTTTTGAGGTACCATATCAAGATGGCCTTGTAAAATAATGCCTTTTCTGTTTTTCATTCCGGGAGTTGCCGGTTTTTTTACTATAACGTTTCCTACCTCATCTACAACATTTTCCAGGCCTTTGGAATCAGCCCAATTTTTCATAAATTCAATGATTTTACCTTCTTTTTTTGAAGGTCGCGGTATTTTTGTTAATTCAACAAAGTTTTTCCAAACCTTTTTCGGTTCTAATGTTAATAATTCTTCATTCATTTTCATTGGGTTTTACTATTTATTTACAATATGAATATTTTTCATAAAATCATCTTTATATGATTTCGATATTGGTATAGATTTTCTTTTTTCTTTAGTGTTCATAATAATCATGTTATCTTCAATCCTTTCAATTCTTTTTTTATTAATAATATATGATCGATGAACGCGAATAAATTTATCGGCAGGTAACTTATTTAATATTGCCTTCATTGTAAAATGAATTGTATGTCTTTGATCGTATGTTGTAATTACGACATAATTTTCCATAGCTTCTATCCACAATATATCATCATAAAATAATCTGATAAAAGACGAAGAGCTGCTTTTAATAAAAATACCGTTTGATCTGTCCTTTTTTAATTCTTCCGACATTAAATTATTAGCTTTTACAGCAGCTTTTAAAAATCTTGAGTAAACAATCGGCTTAAGCAAATAATCAGTAACATCATGCTGAATTGCCTGTAAAGCATATTTTTCTTTTGCTGAAATGATTATTATTTGAGGTAAGTTATCTAAACTTTCAAGAAACTCAACTCCGCTCATTCCGGGCATTTCAATGTCTAAAAATATCAAATCAACAATATTCATATTATTAAAAAAATTTGCAGCATCAACAGCATTATCAAATGAAGTTGTTAAATCCAGAAAGTCGGTTCTGCTGATATACTTTTCAATTACTAATCTTGAAACTTTATCATCATCTATAATAATACATTTCATAGTAAATATTTTTTATAGTTAATTATTAATCTTGTATTATATCAAAAATATGTTGTAAAATTTTAGTATTATCAACTAATAAATTAAAATAATCATATCTGCCGGTTGTTAATACTATTGCTTTTTTTGAAGCAATCAGATATTCAATTTTATTGTCAATATTCATCCCGGGAGTAAGTATTATTTTTTTTGAAAATATCAGAGATTCTCCCTTATTTTTATCACTTTTTAATTCTCCCCGTATAAGAATTAATATATTTTCATTTCCGTTTGTATTGAAAAATATTTTTTCTCCTTTTGACAATACATTAACAGTCATTATTTCAGCTAATTCCACTAAAAGAAAATCCGGAATACTGAA contains:
- a CDS encoding 4'-phosphopantetheinyl transferase superfamily protein yields the protein MNTIFEKIYKNCEIIVVEVIRKPEKLFDIIKNDLKEHEIINYRSIKNTKRKTEWLTVRILLKQMPGKYSEIKYNQAGNPFTDNKFHISITHSQNIVGIIISKNPNIGIDSEIISDRILRTAHKFICEEELRQFSDDQKLKKIYLNWCGKETLFKIKGGGGIDFKENLKINIPRLYTSGIITGIYKKSSVIEEYKISYLFKKVKDQELLITWHSS
- a CDS encoding polyphosphate kinase 2 family protein → MDFDINKLLVNPKIKINLESYDTGYTGDYNKKSAKHALNENTKELREIQEMFYADDRYSLLIVLQASDAAGKDGAIRHVLGGINPQGCRVHSFKSPSKNELEHDFIWRHYKALPERGMIEIFNRSYYENVLVTKVHPGYILGERLPGIDTLEKVNDEFWANRYKRINNFENHIYHSGTRIIKFFLNISKEEQKNRFIARLDTPEKNWKFSTGDLKERKYWDKYRKAFEEMINATGTDIAPWHIIPADNKWFSRIAIGKIIYQTMKEMDLSYPKAESQELLDEARQQLINE
- a CDS encoding aminoacyl-histidine dipeptidase; the protein is MNEELLTLEPKKVWKNFVELTKIPRPSKKEGKIIEFMKNWADSKGLENVVDEVGNVIVKKPATPGMKNRKGIILQGHLDMVPQKNNDIEHDFEKDPIQAYIDGDWVTAKGTTLGADNGMGVAAAMAVLESDDIEHGPIEALMTIDEETGMTGAFELKPGMLNGDILMNLDSEDEGELYIGCAGGIDLSATFKYKEKKVPKDSTAVKLTVTGLKGGHSGIDIPLQRGNANKIIFRFLKKAEKQHKMKLASISGGDMRNAIPREAIAIITVPKAELAEFNKCVKEFENTILTEIKAPDPGLKILAEETDMPKFIINNKTAKKLYKAINATPHGPMRFIDGMNDVPETSTNLGIVKSENKKIMIANLIRSSSETAKHNLKDEIGGLFKLAGAKVKAHGEYPGWNPNFDSPILEKMKSTYNNKYGKIPDVKIIHAGLECGVLGATYTNWDMISFGPTIRFPHSPDEKVKIDTVVKFWDFLVETLKNAPEK
- the cdd gene encoding cytidine deaminase yields the protein MKKVEITTTTYEYDSLEELSQDEQFLINKSKEAVKNAYAPYSKFNVGAAVLLENGEIITGTNQENAAYPSGLCAERVAIFYANSKYPDVPVKAIAVAAFTNNKFVESPVPPCGSCRQVIMETETRFNAPIKIYLVSKSKITVINDAKTLLPLNFDEHFLTE
- a CDS encoding tetratricopeptide repeat protein, which codes for MKKVIILISLILSSFFANSQISKQDSLLNLFNKIKEDTSKAKLLIELGNYYNDIYSDSAIICFNQAIVLSKKITKSKNEKIKETGSYLYVLCMYKIGFAESLKMNYNESEKYFNKALEYCGHLYKYSESNIVKFSVNELKANIYNGIGNIYVDKGYYSIALNNYLKAQKIRDILISAGKMSESETAGQYYSIGLVHYYLKNYSKSLDYYEKCLNICQEFNNLEGIAKCNLNIGIIEAERNNVDIALKHYNKTLDFALENKNPILEAHVYTNLSECYIEKKEYSKAELYLAKAMIIAQKHKNKQGEIFIMLGLSDLYNILHKYDKSLDFCLRAVDISKEIGLLSLEKNAYKQSSTVYENKGNFIKALHYHKKFKKFEDSIFNKEKNKQIEDAEAKYQSTKKQIEIDQQKLELAKRDAQIKKKRNQNFAFTIAVFLLITIIIFIYLSLKQKQKTSKFIKSQNKKITDSIEYAKKIQTAALPSEKYLEEIFESHFVIYKPLQIVSGDFYWAIKKDHYSVFAAADCTGHGVPGAFVSMLGISLLNELSLNSDITGPDKILEEMRFILKRSFSQTGELEEQKDGIDISLCVIDNNSDTLYFSGANNTGYLMRNGNIIELEPVMNPIGIYPKEIPFKKQEIKLQKNDIIYLFSDGYADQFGGQNNKPVKYTIAAFKKLLIKNYKKPLKEQKEILEKQFIDWQNNHIQIDDVLVFAVKY
- a CDS encoding NAD(P)H-hydrate dehydratase is translated as MKLFNVELTREADNYTIEHEPIFSTDLMERAASSATEKVLQLYPENKLFMIFTGPGNNGGDGLVIARLLAEKGFKVNLQIVKFTENFSKDFKINLERLSEQGKVNIHILKNEENFPIIYKDQIVIDAIFGSGLTRKLSGFPEKIVKLINSSGADIVAIDAPSGLFGEENPREERTVIKADHTLTFQYPSLSFLFPENEDFVGTFHIIDIGIHPDYIKKADADYYFVEEDDVIIRKRKKFSHKGNYGHALIVAGSYGKAGASVLTVKAAHRTGAGLITAQVPKANYEIMHISSPETMLKIDKNEFYLSESMDLKPFNAVAVGPGIGFDDMTKELLINLIENYNNPVVFDADAITILSENKNLLEKVPEGSIFTPHPKEFERLVGKTENNYQRMQKQVEFAKKYNVILILKGAHTSVATPGGKVFFNSVGNPGMATGGSGDVLTGIIVSLLAQNYSPVNASVTGVYIHGLSGDIAAKNLGQNALTASDIIRYLPEALKTLEK
- a CDS encoding LytTR family DNA-binding domain-containing protein; this translates as MKCIIIDDDKVSRLVIEKYISRTDFLDLTTSFDNAVDAANFFNNMNIVDLIFLDIEMPGMSGVEFLESLDNLPQIIIISAKEKYALQAIQHDVTDYLLKPIVYSRFLKAAVKANNLMSEELKKDRSNGIFIKSSSSSFIRLFYDDILWIEAMENYVVITTYDQRHTIHFTMKAILNKLPADKFIRVHRSYIINKKRIERIEDNMIIMNTKEKRKSIPISKSYKDDFMKNIHIVNK